The following are encoded together in the Proteiniphilum saccharofermentans genome:
- a CDS encoding DUF3267 domain-containing protein, with translation MENFEDYEKELKTINIHTASRISLVITIATAILFGIPFYFIWRPEFSLSLQQSLLFVLLFLVGIVLHELIHGFFFGLFAEKGFKSIRFGVMWKMLTPYCHCKEPLKIKHYFLGALMPALLLGIVPAVISLFNGSGLMLLFGIIYTGAAAGDFMIVWILRKEHPETYVQDHSSEVGCFVYRKS, from the coding sequence ATGGAAAATTTTGAAGATTACGAGAAAGAACTGAAAACGATCAACATCCATACTGCAAGTCGTATTTCGTTGGTGATTACCATTGCCACGGCAATATTGTTCGGTATTCCTTTTTATTTTATATGGAGGCCGGAGTTCTCATTATCGCTGCAACAAAGTCTGTTATTTGTATTATTATTCTTAGTCGGTATTGTTCTACATGAACTGATCCACGGTTTTTTCTTCGGTTTATTTGCTGAGAAGGGGTTTAAAAGCATTCGGTTTGGAGTGATGTGGAAGATGCTTACACCTTATTGCCATTGCAAGGAGCCGCTAAAGATAAAGCATTATTTCCTGGGTGCATTGATGCCGGCGCTACTACTGGGAATCGTGCCGGCCGTTATATCGCTTTTCAACGGCAGTGGACTGATGCTGTTGTTTGGAATTATTTATACCGGTGCAGCAGCAGGTGATTTTATGATAGTATGGATACTGCGGAAAGAGCATCCTGAAACTTATGTACAGGATCATTCGTCGGAAGTGGGGTGTTTTGTTTACCGGAAGAGTTAG
- a CDS encoding SGNH/GDSL hydrolase family protein — protein MRKLFLALVFIMSGILLAEAQDWANLERFREDNAKLGSAKTCDDRVVFMGNSITQGWKEKVPEFFEGRPYINRGISGQTTPQMLLRFRQDVLKLWPKVVVILAGTNDIAGNTGPSTLEMIEDNIHSMTELAQAHGIQVVLCSVLPAYDYPWRPGLEPAPKIVELNKRIKQYAGTRGAVYCDFFSAMADERDGLPEELSEDGVHPNKEGYAIMGPLVENAIARALLMWKEFK, from the coding sequence ATGAGAAAATTGTTTCTAGCATTGGTGTTTATTATGAGTGGTATACTTCTGGCTGAAGCCCAGGATTGGGCGAACCTGGAGCGGTTCAGGGAGGATAACGCGAAATTGGGATCGGCAAAAACGTGTGACGACCGGGTGGTCTTTATGGGTAATTCCATTACACAGGGTTGGAAAGAAAAGGTACCTGAATTTTTTGAGGGTCGTCCCTATATCAACCGGGGGATTAGCGGGCAGACTACACCGCAGATGTTACTCCGTTTCCGTCAGGATGTACTTAAGTTATGGCCTAAAGTGGTGGTGATCCTGGCCGGAACGAATGATATTGCCGGTAATACTGGCCCGTCGACACTGGAAATGATCGAAGACAATATCCATTCCATGACGGAATTGGCACAGGCGCATGGCATACAGGTAGTATTGTGTTCGGTTCTCCCTGCATACGACTATCCTTGGCGCCCCGGTTTGGAGCCGGCTCCTAAAATTGTGGAATTGAACAAACGTATTAAGCAGTATGCCGGCACACGCGGGGCTGTCTATTGCGATTTTTTCTCTGCCATGGCTGATGAGCGTGACGGCCTGCCGGAAGAACTGTCGGAAGACGGCGTGCATCCAAATAAGGAGGGATACGCCATTATGGGGCCTTTGGTAGAGAATGCCATTGCCCGGGCACTTCTCATGTGGAAGGAGTTTAAATAA
- a CDS encoding type II toxin-antitoxin system RelE/ParE family toxin, protein MKIKFLIAAEEHLEDIYNSIAGTNEHAAVRLYNDFLDEIDRLRDFPLMAAVEPVLINEPQIFRGLIVKHNYKVIYYIKGDTVYIAAIWDCRQDPKTNRKKIK, encoded by the coding sequence ATGAAAATAAAATTTTTAATCGCAGCCGAAGAGCATTTAGAAGACATCTATAATTCAATTGCCGGAACGAATGAACATGCGGCGGTTAGATTATACAATGATTTTCTGGATGAAATAGACCGACTTCGTGATTTTCCTCTAATGGCTGCGGTTGAACCAGTATTAATTAATGAACCTCAAATATTTCGGGGATTAATAGTAAAGCATAATTACAAAGTTATTTACTATATAAAAGGGGATACAGTATATATAGCGGCAATTTGGGATTGCCGCCAAGATCCAAAAACCAATAGGAAAAAGATCAAATAA
- a CDS encoding TolC family protein → MIKNVPLLLFLLLASAVSAQPVMDLQECLRIGLENNYDLRIVRNEELISDNNVTLGNAGFLPEVSLNSGYNLRNSNSDQYPAEGGEAIETRNSNTQTLDAGLNLNWTLFEGFRVQTNYQRLKELQTVGELNTRLVVEEFIANLTAEYYNYVQQQIRLGNLQYAVSLSKERLRIVEARYQVGSLSQLDLQQAKVDFNADSSLLIQQYEILNSSRIRLNEMMGGDVEQHFLAKDTTILFDASLSKEELFNQAMQHNTVLLLTGKNKTLSELDLRSLRSRNYPYLRLNTAYGFTHYNYNTGTFDRQRTWGPNVGLTLGYTIFDGFNRRREQKNAEITVQNRELQVERNKLALESDFANMWMAYQNNIELTNLELESLGNAELNYEIAMERYKIGDLSGLELREAQNSLLEAEQRLLTAQYNTKLYEISLLQISGKVGEYLE, encoded by the coding sequence ATGATAAAGAATGTGCCGTTACTGCTCTTTCTCCTGCTTGCTTCCGCTGTATCCGCACAGCCTGTGATGGACTTGCAGGAATGTCTGAGGATTGGGCTGGAGAACAATTATGATCTGCGTATAGTACGCAATGAAGAGTTGATCTCAGACAATAATGTCACATTGGGAAATGCCGGATTCCTGCCGGAAGTCAGTCTTAACTCCGGTTATAATCTGCGCAACAGCAATTCCGATCAGTATCCTGCAGAAGGAGGAGAGGCTATAGAAACTCGTAATTCCAATACACAAACGTTGGATGCCGGACTGAATCTCAATTGGACACTCTTCGAAGGTTTCCGGGTGCAAACCAATTATCAACGGCTGAAAGAGTTACAAACTGTGGGGGAATTAAATACCCGGTTGGTCGTGGAAGAGTTCATAGCCAACCTTACGGCGGAATATTATAACTATGTGCAACAGCAGATACGTCTGGGAAATCTCCAATATGCGGTATCCCTTTCCAAAGAAAGATTGCGAATAGTGGAAGCTCGCTATCAGGTGGGTTCCCTTTCGCAACTCGACCTGCAACAGGCGAAGGTCGATTTCAATGCGGACAGTTCACTGCTTATCCAGCAGTACGAAATACTCAACAGCTCAAGGATACGCTTGAATGAGATGATGGGAGGTGATGTGGAACAACACTTCCTGGCAAAAGACACCACTATTCTCTTCGATGCTTCTTTGTCGAAAGAAGAACTGTTCAATCAGGCGATGCAACATAACACGGTTCTCTTGCTGACCGGAAAGAACAAAACGCTGAGTGAACTGGATCTGAGAAGTCTGAGAAGCCGTAATTATCCTTATCTTCGACTGAATACCGCTTATGGCTTCACCCACTACAATTACAACACCGGCACATTCGACAGGCAACGTACCTGGGGTCCTAATGTTGGACTCACACTTGGTTATACTATCTTCGACGGATTCAATCGCCGAAGGGAGCAGAAAAATGCCGAAATCACCGTCCAAAACCGTGAATTGCAGGTAGAACGGAACAAATTAGCGCTGGAAAGCGATTTCGCAAATATGTGGATGGCCTATCAGAATAATATAGAATTGACCAATCTGGAACTCGAAAGTTTAGGAAATGCAGAGTTGAATTACGAAATCGCCATGGAACGGTACAAAATTGGCGACCTCTCCGGGTTAGAATTACGTGAAGCGCAAAACAGCCTGCTCGAAGCGGAACAACGACTTCTCACCGCACAATACAACACTAAACTTTATGAGATATCACTGCTCCAAATTAGCGGAAAAGTCGGAGAATATCTGGAATGA
- a CDS encoding DUF3810 domain-containing protein: MISKHRDKVSKRQFLLLLIRVGALFVMIFLFSLSTTLSEWYMRVIYPVVAIVLSFISNIFSFSLYDIFLIVAVLLLIKLILFVIIRKISFSEFLFSLIRFMMVIVFWFYFSWGIAYFREDFYGRSDVKEMAFDPEIFRDFAVRFIDRANLYYADCTDMDRQEVRREIELSYRIMYETLRISYPNGKRKPKPMMFESVYSKMGVSGYFGPFFNEIHVNNYSLNFTYPFTLAHEMAHQFGIATESEANLYAFVVCTRSGNEKIRYSAYLSTLRYVLNDIHKFLPEEYESLVSSIRPEIIADLRRNREHWLAARDESLSDVQDRVYDAYLKTNKVSSGQDNYSEVVGLLISSYDIFTESPL; encoded by the coding sequence ATGATATCGAAACATAGAGATAAAGTATCTAAGCGGCAGTTTCTGCTTTTATTGATCAGGGTTGGTGCATTGTTTGTAATGATCTTTCTGTTTAGCCTTAGCACAACGCTTTCGGAATGGTATATGCGTGTGATTTATCCCGTTGTAGCCATAGTGCTCTCTTTTATCTCGAATATTTTCTCCTTTTCGTTATACGATATATTTTTGATCGTGGCGGTGCTGCTGTTGATAAAACTGATCCTGTTCGTCATCATACGAAAGATCTCCTTTTCGGAGTTTCTTTTTTCGCTGATCCGGTTTATGATGGTTATCGTTTTCTGGTTCTATTTTAGTTGGGGGATTGCTTATTTCCGGGAAGACTTCTATGGTCGGAGCGATGTGAAGGAAATGGCATTTGATCCGGAAATTTTCAGAGATTTTGCCGTCCGGTTTATTGACCGGGCGAACCTTTACTATGCCGATTGTACAGATATGGACAGGCAAGAAGTACGGCGAGAAATTGAGTTATCGTATCGTATAATGTATGAGACGTTAAGAATATCTTATCCCAACGGGAAAAGGAAGCCAAAGCCGATGATGTTCGAATCGGTCTATTCGAAAATGGGTGTTTCCGGCTATTTCGGCCCATTCTTCAATGAAATCCATGTGAATAACTATAGCCTTAATTTTACTTATCCGTTTACTTTAGCTCATGAAATGGCGCATCAGTTCGGTATTGCCACCGAATCGGAGGCGAATCTGTATGCATTTGTTGTCTGTACCCGTAGCGGTAACGAAAAGATCCGATACAGTGCATATCTGTCTACGCTTCGGTATGTGTTGAACGATATACACAAGTTTCTTCCGGAGGAATATGAGTCGCTGGTTTCATCCATCCGGCCGGAGATTATTGCAGATCTGCGACGAAACCGGGAGCATTGGCTTGCGGCGAGAGACGAATCCTTGTCAGATGTTCAGGATAGAGTATATGATGCTTATCTGAAAACAAATAAAGTCAGTTCAGGGCAGGATAATTATTCTGAAGTAGTCGGCTTACTTATTTCTAGTTATGATATTTTTACGGAGTCACCTCTATAA
- a CDS encoding efflux RND transporter periplasmic adaptor subunit, which produces MNRKTKIIVFASIAVLILGMAFFPRIKQLLTPGEQDNAPVRINTGGGGSRALMVNATVLKPQTLNNMFRITGVLLPDEEVDLTFESAGKITDIYFEEGSYVQKGALLAKVNDAPLQAELKKLEAQLPLAEDRLYRQQTLLEKDAISQETYQSVATQLETLKADIDLVKARIRQTELRAPFDGMIGLRQVSEGAYASPSVVVANLTKISPLKIEFSLTQNFVNMIQPGTEIFFTVENDLTVYNATVYAVESRLDVQTLNLFARARYPNTDRRMKPGQSASVRINLDQIDNAVVIPSISSIKEMGRDIAYLYDNGNAREVEIITGMRTSSSVEVISGLNIGDTLLTTGVMQLRNGMPVQIGQMVENRAD; this is translated from the coding sequence ATGAATAGGAAAACAAAAATAATTGTATTTGCCTCCATCGCAGTTTTAATTCTGGGGATGGCATTCTTCCCAAGGATCAAACAACTACTTACTCCCGGGGAGCAGGATAATGCTCCCGTTCGGATAAATACAGGCGGAGGTGGTAGCAGGGCGCTGATGGTAAACGCGACCGTACTGAAGCCCCAAACGTTGAACAATATGTTCCGGATCACAGGGGTTCTGCTGCCTGACGAGGAGGTAGATCTCACTTTCGAGTCGGCAGGAAAGATCACCGATATCTATTTCGAGGAGGGTTCCTATGTACAAAAAGGGGCATTACTGGCAAAGGTAAACGATGCTCCGTTACAGGCAGAGCTCAAAAAACTGGAAGCCCAATTGCCGCTGGCAGAAGACAGGCTGTATCGTCAACAGACACTCCTTGAGAAAGATGCCATCAGCCAGGAAACGTACCAATCGGTTGCCACGCAGCTAGAAACACTGAAAGCCGATATAGATCTGGTGAAAGCACGTATCCGGCAGACTGAGCTGAGAGCCCCTTTCGACGGTATGATCGGGTTGAGGCAGGTGAGTGAAGGGGCATACGCATCGCCTTCGGTAGTGGTAGCCAATCTCACCAAGATCTCACCCCTGAAAATCGAATTCTCCCTTACCCAGAATTTCGTGAATATGATCCAACCGGGAACCGAAATTTTTTTCACGGTGGAAAATGACCTGACAGTATATAATGCTACGGTTTATGCCGTGGAATCACGGTTAGACGTACAAACCCTCAATCTCTTTGCACGAGCCCGCTATCCCAATACCGACAGGAGGATGAAACCGGGTCAGTCCGCCAGTGTCCGGATCAACCTGGATCAGATCGACAATGCCGTCGTCATACCAAGTATCTCCAGTATCAAGGAGATGGGGCGCGATATTGCCTATCTGTACGACAACGGCAACGCAAGGGAAGTGGAGATTATTACAGGCATGCGTACATCCTCGTCAGTAGAAGTGATCAGCGGCCTGAATATCGGCGACACTCTTCTGACCACCGGTGTAATGCAGTTACGGAACGGGATGCCGGTGCAGATCGGCCAGATGGTTGAAAACAGAGCAGATTAA
- a CDS encoding MATE family efflux transporter → MDKKIFRLALPNIITNITVPLLGMIDIAIAGRLGSAVYIGAIALGANIFNMIYWNFGFLRMSSSGFASQALGARNFPEVMNAFIRSLAIGLGVGVLIILLQYPIGMLASGLIQSGPESTDHVMTYFRIVVWGAPAVLGMYAFKGWFIGMQNAKIPMVVAILNNLLNIVLSLLFVFGFGMKIEGIALGTTLSQVISLMVAAGFWWKYYRRLRKYIRKETIWDRQAIREYFRVNSDIFVRTFLLTLVTTFFTFASSGMGETILAVNALLMQFFMLFSYFMDGFAYAGEALTGRFYGAKNREYLQWMIRRIFFWGLIVSLAAVVIYMLFPDPILHIMTNDLVIIEHTKDFMFWTVLIPVVGFAAFLWDGIFIGATASGEMRNAMILSSIVFFACYFIMTPLWGNNGLWLAFILYLFVRGATQTLWAKKALRLP, encoded by the coding sequence ATGGACAAAAAAATCTTCAGGCTCGCCCTTCCCAATATCATCACCAATATCACCGTCCCCTTGCTGGGAATGATCGATATTGCCATTGCCGGCCGACTCGGCTCGGCTGTGTATATCGGAGCCATTGCACTCGGTGCCAATATCTTCAATATGATCTACTGGAACTTCGGCTTTCTCCGGATGAGTTCCAGCGGGTTTGCCTCCCAGGCGTTGGGAGCCCGGAATTTTCCGGAGGTGATGAATGCATTTATCCGTTCGCTGGCGATCGGTCTGGGAGTAGGGGTGCTGATCATATTATTGCAATATCCTATAGGGATGTTAGCTTCCGGTTTGATACAGTCGGGCCCTGAATCCACGGATCATGTGATGACCTATTTCCGTATTGTGGTATGGGGAGCGCCGGCTGTATTGGGTATGTATGCTTTTAAAGGGTGGTTTATCGGTATGCAGAATGCGAAGATCCCTATGGTCGTCGCCATACTGAATAATTTGCTGAATATTGTCCTGAGCCTGCTTTTTGTGTTCGGCTTTGGGATGAAGATTGAAGGGATCGCATTAGGAACAACACTTTCACAAGTTATTTCGCTGATGGTGGCAGCCGGGTTCTGGTGGAAGTACTATCGCCGATTACGGAAATATATCCGTAAGGAAACTATTTGGGACAGACAAGCTATACGGGAGTATTTCAGGGTGAACAGTGATATTTTTGTCCGTACTTTTTTGTTGACTTTGGTGACTACCTTTTTCACCTTTGCCTCCTCAGGAATGGGAGAGACTATATTGGCCGTGAATGCTTTGCTGATGCAGTTCTTTATGCTGTTCTCCTATTTTATGGATGGTTTTGCCTATGCGGGTGAAGCGCTGACCGGACGGTTTTATGGAGCAAAAAACCGGGAGTACCTGCAATGGATGATCCGCAGGATCTTTTTCTGGGGATTGATAGTGAGTCTTGCTGCTGTAGTGATCTATATGCTCTTTCCCGATCCGATATTGCATATCATGACCAATGATCTTGTTATTATTGAGCATACCAAAGATTTTATGTTCTGGACGGTGCTGATTCCTGTTGTCGGCTTTGCTGCATTTCTGTGGGACGGTATTTTTATCGGAGCAACAGCTTCCGGCGAGATGCGGAATGCTATGATACTTTCCTCCATCGTCTTTTTTGCCTGCTATTTTATCATGACACCGCTGTGGGGAAATAACGGCCTCTGGCTGGCGTTTATCCTCTACCTTTTTGTGCGAGGTGCTACGCAGACCCTTTGGGCAAAGAAAGCATTACGATTACCGTGA
- a CDS encoding efflux RND transporter permease subunit, with protein MNLSELSIKRPVLATVMVLIIIIFGLIGYTSLPVREYPNVDNPIITVHVSYPGANAEVIENQITEPLEQNINGIPGIRSLISQSSQGSSRITVEFELSVDMETAANDVRDKVSIAQRYLPRDVDPPTVSKADADSDPIMQITIQSPVRSMLELSEIADLTVKERLQTISNVSAVEIWGEYRYAMRLWLDPLRMAAYNITPIDIKNALDRENIELPAGSIEGDHIAQSIRTMGLMQTPEDFNNLILVENDFRIVRFRDVGYAELDAANRQNILKRNGVPMVSCVIIPQPGANHINIADEVRVRMEQMRKDLPEDVAIDVAFDNTRFIRASIHEVETTVVIAFILVVAIIFIFLRNWRVTLIPALVIPISLIGIFFVMYLAGFSINVLSMLAVVLAVGLVVDDAIVVTENIYQKVESGMDPEEASIMGSKEIFFAVISTTITLVAIFFPIVFLEGMTGRLFREFSIVISGAVIISSFAALSFVPMLSSKMLAKRRKKNKLYEKTEIIFDGLNRFYDRSLRSFLRHKWLVLPVIIVSGVFIILFWNMIPAEMAPLEDRSVVMVRSSAPEGATYEFIRDYTDRISEIADSVAPERESNITMTRGGFGMVRLVLPDMDQRERSQMEIADALTLAVRNETAARAFVQQQSTFGGRRAGMPIRYVLQAPNIEKLQEFIPPFMDRMNASPYFQMSDVDLKFTKPETRIIIDRDKAAMLGVSTRDIGQTLQYALSGQRMGYFYMNGKQYQILGEINRQQRNTPVDLKTIYIKNNAGQMIQMDNLVKLEESVAPPQLYRYNRFNSATISAGLAPGYSLGQGLEEMDRIAAEVLDETFRTALEGESRNFRESSSSLLFAFTLAIVLIFLVMAAQFESFKDPFVIMFTVPLALFGALLFMWLFGITMNIYSQIGIIMLIGLVTKNGILIVEFANQRQNAGINKLRAIIDASLQRLRPILMTSISTVLGLLPLMFATGEGANGRIAMGTAVVGGLLISTLLTLFLIPAMYIYLSTDREAKEMKRLRKKQRDLDQD; from the coding sequence ATGAATTTATCGGAATTAAGTATAAAGCGACCGGTACTGGCCACGGTAATGGTGCTGATCATCATCATCTTCGGCCTGATCGGCTATACCAGCCTACCCGTCCGCGAATATCCCAACGTGGATAACCCCATCATTACCGTACACGTATCCTATCCCGGTGCCAATGCGGAAGTAATTGAGAACCAGATTACGGAACCGCTGGAACAGAATATCAACGGTATTCCGGGTATCCGGTCGCTCATCAGCCAAAGTAGCCAAGGCAGTTCACGGATCACCGTGGAATTTGAGTTGAGCGTGGATATGGAGACCGCCGCAAACGACGTAAGAGACAAAGTCTCCATCGCGCAAAGATACCTGCCCCGCGATGTAGATCCTCCCACGGTATCAAAAGCCGATGCCGACTCCGATCCCATCATGCAGATCACCATACAGAGTCCCGTCCGTTCGATGCTGGAACTCTCCGAGATCGCCGACCTTACTGTGAAAGAGCGGCTACAGACCATCTCTAACGTAAGTGCTGTGGAGATATGGGGTGAATACCGCTACGCTATGCGTCTGTGGCTTGATCCTCTCAGGATGGCGGCATATAATATCACCCCGATAGATATTAAAAACGCACTGGACAGGGAAAACATCGAACTTCCTGCCGGAAGTATAGAGGGCGACCATATAGCACAATCCATACGTACCATGGGATTGATGCAAACCCCGGAAGATTTCAACAATCTGATCTTAGTAGAGAATGACTTCCGTATTGTACGTTTCCGCGATGTGGGATACGCCGAATTGGATGCGGCTAACCGCCAGAATATCCTCAAGAGGAACGGTGTGCCTATGGTGAGTTGTGTGATCATTCCACAACCGGGTGCCAACCATATCAATATTGCCGACGAGGTAAGGGTACGCATGGAGCAAATGCGCAAAGACCTTCCCGAAGATGTGGCCATCGACGTGGCATTCGACAATACCAGGTTTATCAGGGCCTCCATCCATGAGGTGGAAACCACGGTAGTCATCGCTTTCATCCTGGTCGTAGCTATCATCTTTATTTTTTTAAGGAACTGGCGCGTGACATTGATCCCCGCATTGGTGATCCCTATCTCGCTCATCGGGATCTTTTTCGTGATGTATCTGGCCGGATTTTCCATCAATGTGTTGTCGATGCTGGCAGTCGTACTGGCAGTAGGACTTGTAGTGGACGATGCCATCGTGGTGACTGAGAACATCTATCAGAAAGTGGAGAGCGGAATGGATCCCGAGGAAGCATCTATTATGGGATCCAAAGAGATATTCTTTGCCGTAATCTCCACCACCATCACGCTGGTAGCGATATTCTTCCCGATTGTTTTTCTGGAAGGGATGACGGGGCGGCTGTTCCGTGAATTCAGTATTGTAATCTCCGGAGCAGTCATCATCTCCTCTTTTGCCGCCTTATCTTTTGTGCCTATGCTTTCATCCAAAATGCTCGCCAAAAGACGGAAAAAGAATAAACTTTACGAAAAGACCGAAATAATCTTTGATGGGTTGAACCGGTTTTACGACAGATCGCTGCGTTCGTTTCTGCGCCACAAATGGCTCGTCCTGCCCGTCATCATTGTTTCCGGGGTATTTATTATCCTTTTCTGGAACATGATCCCCGCAGAGATGGCCCCTTTAGAAGACCGCTCCGTGGTGATGGTCAGAAGTTCCGCTCCGGAAGGGGCTACCTACGAATTTATCAGGGACTATACCGACCGTATCTCAGAGATCGCCGATTCTGTCGCGCCCGAAAGGGAATCGAACATCACCATGACCCGCGGCGGATTCGGCATGGTGCGCTTAGTTTTGCCCGATATGGATCAACGTGAACGCAGCCAGATGGAAATAGCCGATGCCCTCACCCTTGCCGTAAGGAATGAGACTGCCGCCCGTGCGTTCGTACAGCAACAATCCACCTTCGGCGGCCGCCGTGCCGGCATGCCAATACGGTATGTGTTACAGGCGCCTAATATTGAAAAATTGCAAGAGTTTATTCCCCCTTTTATGGACAGGATGAACGCAAGTCCCTACTTTCAGATGAGTGACGTAGACCTGAAGTTTACCAAACCGGAAACACGGATAATCATCGACCGCGACAAAGCAGCCATGTTAGGGGTAAGTACCCGCGATATCGGCCAAACCCTGCAATATGCGCTCAGCGGCCAGCGGATGGGATATTTCTATATGAACGGTAAACAGTATCAGATCCTGGGTGAGATCAACCGCCAGCAACGCAACACACCGGTCGACCTGAAAACTATTTACATCAAGAATAATGCCGGACAAATGATTCAGATGGACAACCTGGTGAAACTCGAAGAGTCGGTTGCCCCTCCCCAGCTTTACCGGTACAATCGCTTCAATTCAGCCACCATTTCGGCGGGATTGGCACCCGGTTATTCACTGGGTCAAGGGTTGGAAGAAATGGACAGAATTGCCGCCGAGGTGCTGGACGAAACGTTCAGGACTGCCCTCGAAGGCGAATCCAGAAACTTCCGGGAAAGTTCCTCCAGTCTGCTTTTCGCCTTCACCCTCGCTATCGTGTTGATTTTCCTTGTGATGGCCGCGCAGTTCGAAAGTTTCAAAGATCCGTTTGTCATTATGTTCACAGTCCCCCTAGCCCTGTTCGGCGCACTCCTGTTCATGTGGCTATTCGGCATCACAATGAATATTTACAGCCAGATCGGAATTATTATGCTTATCGGATTGGTTACCAAGAATGGTATTCTTATCGTGGAGTTTGCCAACCAGCGCCAGAATGCCGGCATCAATAAACTCAGAGCGATCATTGATGCGTCATTACAGCGGTTACGTCCTATTCTGATGACCAGTATTTCTACTGTCCTTGGGTTGCTGCCTCTTATGTTCGCCACCGGTGAAGGAGCCAACGGGCGGATCGCAATGGGTACGGCCGTAGTGGGTGGATTGCTCATCTCTACCTTGCTCACTCTCTTCCTCATTCCGGCCATGTATATCTATCTCTCTACCGACAGGGAAGCAAAAGAGATGAAGAGGTTGAGGAAGAAACAGAGAGATTTGGATCAGGACTAA